A portion of the Micromonospora vinacea genome contains these proteins:
- a CDS encoding Nramp family divalent metal transporter — protein sequence MVTNELTTSRATPLQAARARGRVRGRLILLGPAFVAAVAYVDPGNFATNSAAGARYGYLLVWVVVVANLMAMLVQTLTAKLGLATGRSLPELCRERLPRPVNRVMWVQAELVAMATDLAEVIGGAVALYLLFGIPLLPGGIIIGTAAFAVLALRSRGYRAFEVVIAVLLGVIVLAFAANLLASGSDPASAMAGLVPRLQGTDSVLLAAGILGATVMPHVIYVHSALTRDRIPAADDTERRTLFRGQRTDVLLALSAAGAVNLAMLLIAAASFRGGGPGGADSLEGVHAGLGQTIGTAAAFGFAVALLVSGLASTSVGTYAGEVIMQGFLRRRVPLLLRRLVTLLPALVVLGIGLDPTRALVLSQVILSFGIPFALIPVVAFTRRRDLMGNLVNHPLTTAAASLVAVLVVALNAFLLWQVVAG from the coding sequence ATGGTCACCAACGAACTGACGACGTCGAGGGCGACTCCACTACAGGCCGCTCGCGCCCGGGGCCGCGTACGCGGGCGGTTGATCCTGCTCGGCCCGGCGTTCGTCGCCGCCGTCGCCTACGTCGACCCCGGCAACTTCGCCACCAACTCCGCCGCCGGCGCCCGCTACGGTTATCTGCTGGTCTGGGTCGTGGTGGTGGCCAACCTGATGGCGATGTTGGTGCAGACGCTCACCGCGAAGCTGGGTCTTGCCACCGGGCGCAGCCTGCCCGAGCTGTGCCGGGAACGCCTACCGCGACCGGTGAACCGGGTGATGTGGGTGCAGGCCGAGTTGGTGGCCATGGCCACCGACCTGGCCGAGGTGATCGGTGGCGCTGTCGCCCTGTACCTGCTCTTCGGCATCCCCCTGCTGCCCGGCGGAATCATCATCGGCACTGCCGCGTTCGCCGTGCTCGCGCTGCGCTCGCGGGGATACCGCGCCTTCGAGGTCGTCATCGCCGTCCTGCTCGGGGTGATCGTGCTGGCCTTCGCCGCCAACCTGCTCGCCTCCGGCTCCGACCCCGCCTCGGCCATGGCCGGTCTGGTGCCCCGCCTACAGGGCACCGACAGCGTGCTGTTGGCCGCCGGCATCCTCGGCGCGACAGTCATGCCGCACGTCATCTACGTGCACTCCGCGCTCACCCGCGACCGCATCCCCGCCGCCGACGACACCGAGCGCCGGACCCTGTTCCGTGGCCAGCGCACCGACGTGCTGCTCGCCCTGAGCGCGGCCGGCGCGGTCAACCTCGCCATGCTGCTGATCGCCGCGGCCAGCTTCCGGGGCGGCGGCCCTGGTGGCGCGGACAGCCTGGAGGGGGTGCACGCCGGGCTCGGCCAGACCATCGGAACCGCCGCCGCGTTCGGGTTCGCCGTAGCGCTGCTGGTCTCCGGGCTCGCCTCGACCAGCGTCGGTACCTACGCCGGAGAGGTCATCATGCAGGGCTTCCTGCGGCGGCGGGTACCGCTGCTGCTGCGTCGCCTGGTCACCCTGCTGCCCGCGCTGGTAGTGCTCGGCATCGGCCTCGACCCGACCCGGGCGCTCGTGCTGTCCCAGGTCATCCTCAGTTTCGGCATCCCGTTCGCGCTGATCCCGGTGGTCGCCTTCACCCGCCGGCGCGACCTGATGGGCAACCTGGTCAACCACCCGCTCACCACCGCCGCCGCGTCCCTGGTGGCCGTGCTGGTGGTCGCGCTCAACGCGTTCCTCCTCTGGCAGGTCGTCGCCGGCTGA
- a CDS encoding M64 family metallopeptidase, producing MRIRAGLCVAALVAAGLTVGTPAAATPAASPAASGTVVPIQVTGDPATRFNLVLLGDGYTEADLPTFRAHVDRHLNTLWTIEPFKSYRSYFNVYAVEIVSAESGVDCDPGLSAPRRDTALGMGFWGGCNPASVQRLLTVDGTAANAYADLAVGTNPGNRQLIALANSGTYGGAGGSNATASGGNALSALISPHELGHSLGGLQDEYDYYGRGVPGDTYSGPEPDSVHHTVLTERQMRETRAKWWRWLGEPSESGGTIGRYQGGLYLQRGVWRPSRHSMMKSLGFYFDQVGRERMTERIAGRVGIVQGGTATGAAVGADRLLWVDTLHPVSHTLTVTWSVDGRAVPRTGNARHLDLRNLRLSPGRHTVTATVTDPTEFVRDPAVRSSPALTQTRTWTVDTSLRTPAVESPLAITASTATDRAVGAHDVVYVRTSQPTDRAPRVRWTLDGRPVADTGTDRDVDLGALRLSRGTHRLTARVSNPGTGKAVTRTWTVDATRPQVAYELSEPLLTVTRPGRPTEYVYNGPFTMGLTGTDDGTGQVTSEFRLDGDGWHNYYGWPTDARSPFLFTATGTDVDGLVYGNLGSGGLSVSPFAERSPGYGRHRIEYRGIDAVGNIGPARGFVATLIPPPPACTTVVTGRHAGPLTVAAGVTCLRAATVTGTVTVAPGATLVAQGSSIAGNLTASRAAAVEVLNTEVRGSMTLTGITGHVTLVGTRVAGRLALTGTASAPVLAGGQVGALTCSGGSAPVDLGAPTTVRKPTAGHCRRA from the coding sequence GTGCGGATCAGAGCGGGGTTGTGCGTCGCGGCGCTCGTCGCGGCGGGGCTGACGGTCGGCACACCGGCCGCCGCCACACCGGCCGCGTCCCCGGCGGCCAGCGGCACAGTGGTGCCGATCCAGGTCACCGGTGACCCGGCCACGCGGTTCAACCTGGTGCTGCTGGGCGACGGTTACACCGAGGCCGACCTGCCCACCTTCCGAGCACACGTGGACCGGCACCTCAACACCCTGTGGACGATCGAGCCGTTCAAGTCCTACCGCAGCTACTTCAACGTCTACGCCGTGGAGATCGTCTCGGCCGAGTCCGGGGTGGACTGCGACCCCGGCCTGTCCGCGCCGCGGCGTGACACGGCGCTCGGCATGGGCTTCTGGGGTGGTTGCAACCCGGCGAGCGTGCAACGCCTGCTCACTGTCGACGGCACCGCCGCGAACGCGTACGCCGACCTGGCCGTCGGCACCAACCCCGGCAACCGGCAGCTGATCGCGCTGGCCAACAGCGGCACCTACGGTGGGGCCGGCGGCAGCAACGCCACCGCCTCCGGCGGCAACGCGCTCTCCGCGCTGATCAGTCCACACGAGCTGGGGCACTCCCTCGGTGGCCTGCAGGACGAGTACGACTACTACGGCCGGGGAGTGCCGGGCGACACCTACAGCGGGCCGGAACCGGACTCGGTGCACCACACGGTGCTGACCGAGCGGCAGATGCGCGAGACCCGCGCCAAGTGGTGGCGCTGGCTGGGTGAGCCGAGCGAGTCGGGCGGGACGATCGGCCGCTACCAGGGTGGCCTGTACCTCCAACGCGGGGTGTGGCGACCGAGCCGGCACTCGATGATGAAGTCGCTGGGCTTCTACTTCGATCAGGTCGGCCGGGAGCGGATGACCGAGCGGATCGCCGGTCGGGTCGGCATCGTGCAGGGCGGCACGGCCACCGGTGCGGCGGTCGGGGCGGACCGACTGCTCTGGGTGGACACCCTGCACCCGGTGAGCCACACGCTGACCGTGACGTGGTCGGTGGACGGCAGGGCGGTGCCGCGTACCGGCAACGCCCGCCACCTGGACCTGCGGAATCTACGGCTCTCCCCGGGTCGGCACACGGTCACCGCCACGGTGACCGACCCGACGGAGTTCGTCCGGGACCCGGCGGTCCGCAGTTCTCCCGCGTTGACCCAGACCCGCACCTGGACCGTGGACACCTCGCTGCGTACCCCTGCGGTGGAGTCGCCGCTGGCGATCACGGCGTCCACCGCGACCGACCGGGCGGTCGGCGCGCACGACGTGGTGTACGTGCGGACCAGCCAACCCACCGATCGGGCGCCGCGCGTGCGCTGGACGCTCGACGGCCGGCCGGTGGCCGACACCGGCACCGACCGGGACGTGGACCTGGGCGCCCTGCGGCTGTCGCGGGGCACCCACCGGCTGACCGCCCGGGTCAGCAACCCGGGCACCGGGAAGGCGGTGACCCGCACCTGGACTGTCGACGCGACGCGGCCCCAGGTCGCGTACGAGCTCTCCGAGCCGCTGCTCACCGTCACCCGGCCCGGCCGACCCACCGAGTACGTGTACAACGGCCCGTTCACCATGGGGCTGACTGGCACCGACGACGGCACCGGCCAGGTCACCTCGGAGTTCCGGCTCGACGGCGACGGGTGGCACAACTACTACGGCTGGCCCACCGACGCCCGGTCGCCGTTCCTGTTCACCGCCACCGGCACCGACGTGGACGGCCTGGTCTACGGCAACCTCGGCTCGGGCGGCCTGTCCGTGTCCCCGTTCGCTGAGCGGTCCCCCGGGTACGGCCGGCACCGCATCGAGTACCGGGGCATCGACGCCGTCGGCAACATCGGGCCGGCTCGCGGGTTCGTGGCCACGCTGATCCCGCCACCACCGGCCTGCACCACAGTGGTCACCGGCCGACACGCCGGCCCGCTGACCGTCGCCGCCGGTGTCACCTGCCTGCGCGCGGCCACCGTGACCGGCACGGTCACCGTCGCACCCGGTGCCACACTGGTCGCCCAGGGCTCCTCGATCGCCGGAAACCTGACGGCGTCCCGCGCCGCCGCCGTCGAGGTGCTGAACACCGAGGTACGCGGCTCGATGACCCTGACCGGCATCACCGGCCACGTCACGCTGGTCGGGACGCGGGTGGCCGGGCGGCTGGCGCTGACCGGCACCGCGTCGGCGCCCGTTCTGGCCGGCGGCCAGGTGGGCGCGCTGACCTGCTCGGGCGGTTCGGCCCCGGTCGACCTGGGAGCACCCACCACGGTACGGAAGCCGACCGCGGGCCACTGCCGCCGGGCGTGA